A single genomic interval of Labrus mixtus chromosome 6, fLabMix1.1, whole genome shotgun sequence harbors:
- the zgc:110319 gene encoding NFU1 iron-sulfur cluster scaffold homolog, mitochondrial yields MASHMRWGIRHLLRARNTAHFRFQEKTRSSYHSQCSTQSLRKPLPQLGAGTTHFSIRLLSIQTQDTPNPRSLKFLPGKAVLGSGTLDFPSPSSAECSSLARDLFEIEGVKSVFFGPDFITVTKTDEDVEWTDIKRHALGAIAKFFESGDPITTGAVHNESSHSEDDDDIVSMIKELLDTRIRPTVQEDGGDVIFKGFEDGTVKLKLVGSCTGCPSSTVTLKNGIQNMMQFYIPEVDNVEQVEDEVDEINAKVFTELERKLQD; encoded by the exons atggcGTCGCACATGAGATGGGGAATTCGCCACTTGTTACGGGCAAGAAATACGGCTCACTTTAG GTTTCAAGAGAAGACCAGAAGCTCATACCACTCTCAGTGCTCGACCCAGAGCCTCAGAAAACCTCTCCCTCAGCTCGGGGCAGGAACCACACACTTCTCAA TAAGACTCCTGTCAATCCAGACTCAAGACACTCCAAACCCAAGAAGCTTGAAGTTTCTTCCTGGAAAAGCTGTTCTAGGAAGTGGGACGCTTGACTTTCCCTCTCCAAGCTCTGCCGAGTGTTCATCATTAGCCAG GGACCTGTTTGAGATCGAAGGAGTGAAAAGTGTGTTCTTTGGTCCTGACTTTATCACAGTCACTAAA ACAGACGAGGACGTTGAATGGACGGACATTAAGCGTCATGCTCTGGGTGCCATTGCTAAGTTCTTTGAGAGTGGTGATCCGATAACAACGGGGGCAGTGCACAATGAAAGCA GTCAttctgaagatgatgatgatattgttTCCATGATTAAGGAGCTTCTGGACACCAGAATCAG ACCTACAGtgcaggaggatggaggagatgTCATCTTTAAGGGGTTTGAGGACGGTACAGTCAAGCTGAAGCTGGTTGGTTCCTGCACAGGGTGTCCCAGCTCTACTGTCACTTTGAAGAACGGTATTCAGAACATGATGCAGTTTTATATTCCAGAAGTGGACAATGTGGAGCAG GTGGAAGACGAAGTGGACGAAATCAACGCAAAGGTTTTCACGGAGCTGGAGCGGAAATTACAAGATTAA
- the ccar1 gene encoding cell division cycle and apoptosis regulator protein 1 encodes MAQFGGQKNPPWATQFATTAVSQPGHSGQSLDLNSLHSLGVQQSSLLGASPSVYSQQSALAAVSLSNQSAANYQLSQQTAALQQQAAAAAAAALQQSQINSALQQYQQQQQQQQQQQQQQQQQQQQQQQQQQQQPPQQPPQQQLYNVPHQLPQPQQALLSQPPVALPTSLSLSNPQQTAQITVSYPTPRSSHQQQTQPQKQRVFTGVVNKLHDTFGFVDEDVFFQLSAVKGKTPQVGDRVLVEAVYNPNMPFKWNAQRIQTLPQLTNQSHQQQPQPLPQASPQLGGLYNEPGMQLRYSDMHSAVDNRQNSQQQPPNMMKTAPNMLQSLPPPNTFGVPNQAPPPSLLQAQLSAASLAPLLQNPPQPLLPQPPPKDVFTGGLLQPPVRMMPQPQPVRRIEPPPRFPSRNDRGPELILRTKEERRDRDRERRRSRERSPTRKRSRERSPRRERSPRRPRRVVPRYTVQFSKFSLDGSSCDMMELRRRYQSLYIPSDFFDAVFTWVDAFPMTRPFQFSNACNFHILHKEVDPLVKNTAVLDPPDANHTYSAKVMLLANPSIEELYHKSCALAEDTQEVKDSFQHPARLIKFLVGMRGKDEAMAIGGHWSPSLDGADPEKDPSVLIKTAIRCCKALTGIDLSLCTQWYRFAEIRYHRPEETHKGRTVPAHVETVVLFLPDVWHCLPTRSEWEVLSRRLREQLAEKLSAERKEADGEQEEEEKDDDESKDVSTPSHWAKLDPKSMKVNDLRKELDCRSLSSKGLKSQLIARLTKQLKVEEQMEESKEPEKPEIKVPEEEEPARAEEDREEEEKKRQEELERQRRERRYILPDEPTIIVHPNWAAKNGKFDCSVMSLSVLLDYRLEDNKEHSFEVSLFAELFNEMLQRDFGYRIYKAFAAFPSKDEKKEKEKKAKKEAEKKEAEKREIKKEKEEENEEPAVKKTKEDEEEKKKGDEKTVKKESSRDEDENEDDGSTANAEEYDPMEAEDADDDEEDDKDDDDSNDRDRKDRKDDRKSSKERSSKDKEKKQMVTHNKDLLMAFVYFDQSHCGYLLERDLEEILYTLGLHLSRAQIKKLLNKPVIRESCYYRKLTDRGKDEPIPSLNEAQIENLTGNRGLLAASKAHSQLETSETSNLMVYNGALVDIGSMLQKLEKSEKSREEIEQKLMVQDAKMDEDAKVKAQLEQANKSLSKELEDVKSSLSHTEETLKSVEDQKTTYHDHLSRTSSTLMSTVKGLMALLKKDQEVDESADEVCGGHIQTSQTNGADE; translated from the exons ATGGCCCAATTTGGGGGACAAAAGAATCCGCCGTGGGCAACTCAATTTGCAACCACAGCGGTGTCCCAGCCAGGCCACTCGGGACAGTCTCTTGACCTCAACAGTCTGCACT ctcttggTGTGCAACAGTCATCTCTTCTGGGAGCCTCTCCCTCAGTGTACTCTCAGCAGTCCGCCTTGGCTGCAGTCTCCCTCAGTAACCAGTCTGCTGCAAACTATCAGCTTTCTCAGCAAACTGCTGCCttgcagcagcaggctgcagcagctgctgctgcagcattaCAGCAG tcCCAGATAAATTCTGCCCTCCAGCAGtatcagcaacaacagcagcagcagcaacaacaacaacaacaacaacaacaacaacaacaacaacaacagcagcagcaacagcagcaaccTCCGCAGCAACCCCCTCAACAGCAACTGTACAATGTACCTCATCAG CTTCCACAGCCTCAACAGGCATTGCTCTCTCAG CCCCCAGTTGCCCTGCCCACCAGCCTTAGTCTGTCCAACCCCCAGCAAACAGCCCAGATTACTGTATCCTATCCAACACCCCGCTCAAGCCACCAACAGCAGACGCAGCCACAGAAGCAGCGAGTGTTCACTGGAGTCGTCAACAAGCTACATGACACATTTGGCTTTGTAGATGAGGATGTCTTCTTTCAGCTAAG TGCTGTAAAGGGAAAGACTCCACAAGTGGGTGACAGGGTCCTAGTGGAAGCTGTGTACAACCCCAACATGCCCTTCAAGTGGAACGCCCAGCGCATCCAAACCTTACCTCAGCTAACAAATCAGTCG catcagcagcagcctcagcCTTTACCTCAAGCTTCCCCACAGCTGGGCGGCCTTTATAATGAGCCAGGGATGCAGCTGCGCTACTCAGACATGCACTCCGCTGTGGACAACAGACAAAAT AGCCAACAACAACCTCCTAATATGATGAAGACAGCCCCCAACATGCTACAGTCACTACCTCCTCCAAACACATTCGGTGTTCCGAACCAGGccccccctccatctctcctccagGCCCAGCTTTCTGCTGCCTCTCTGGCCCCTCTCCTCCAAAACCCCCCACAGCCTCTGTTGCCACAGCCTCCACCCAAAG ATGTGTTTACTGGCGGTCTGCTTCAGCCTCCAGTTAGAATGATGCCTCAACCACAGCCAGTACGAAGAATCGAGCCTCCACCTCGTTTCCCTAGTCGCAATGACAGAGGCCCTGAGCTCATCCTGAGGACTAAAGAGGAACGCAG GGACAGAGATCGGGAGCGCAGGCGGTCACGTGAACGCTCACCCACACGGAAACGTTCCAGAGAGCGTTCTCCTAGACGTGAACGCTCACCTCGACGGCCTCGCAGGGTGGTTCCTCGCTACACGGTCCAGTTTTCGAAGTTTAGCTTAGATGG GTCCAGCTGTGACATGATGGAGCTGAGAAGGCGCTATCAGAGCCTCTACATTCCCAGCGACTTCTTTGATGCTGTCTTCACATGGGTGGATGCCTTCCCTATGACCAGGCCCTTCCAGTTTAGTAATGCCTGTAACTTTCACATCTTGCACAAAGAGGTGGATCCTCTAGTCAAGAATACGGCCGTGCTGGACCCTCCAGATGCCAATCACACCTACAGCGCAAAG GTGATGCTGCTGGCTAACCCCAGTATAGAGGAGCTCTATCACAAGTCCTGTGCTCTGGCAGAGGACACCCAGGAAGTCAAAGACTCCTTCCAACATCCTGCTAGACTCATCAAG TTTTTGGTGGGAATGAGAGGTAAAGATGAGGCCATGGCCATTGGTGGTCACTGGTCTCCCTCTCTGGATGGAGCTGACCCAGAGAAGGATCCTTCTGTCCTTATAAAGACAGCCATACGCTGTTGCAAGGCCCTCACAGGCATAGACCTTAGTCTGTGCACTCAGTG GTATCGTTTTGCAGAGATTCGCTATCATCGGCCGGAGGAGACACACAAGGGGCGGACAGTCCCTGCTCATGTGGAGACAGTGGTTTTGTTTCTGCCGGATGTTTGGCATTGTCTTCCTACCCGCTCAGAGTGGGAGGTGCTGTCACGGCGACTCCGGGAGCAGCTGGCTGAGAAGCTGTCGGCCGAGCGAAAGGAGGCGGATGGAGAACAG gaggaagaggagaaggatgaTGATGAATCAAAGGATGTTAGCACTCCCTCTCACTGGGCTAAACTTGACCCGAAATCAATGAAG GTGAATGACCTGCGCAAAGAGCTCGATTGCCGCTCTCTAAGCTCTAAGGGGTTAAAGTCACAGCTCATAGCTCGCCTTACCAAGCagctgaaggtggaggagcagATGGAAGAGTCCAAGGAGCCAGAGAAGCCAGAGATCAAAGttcctgaggaggaggagccagcTCGtgcagaggaagacagagag gaggaggaaaagaagaggcAGGAAGAGCTTGAGCGCCAGCGGAGGGAAAGGCGCTACATTCTCCCTGATGAGCCAACCATCATTGTACATCCCAACTGGGCAGCGAAAAATGGCAAATTTGACTGCAGTGTCATGTCTTTGAGTGTGCTGCTGGACTACAGACTGGAAGATAACAAGGAGCATTCATTTGAG GTTTCTCTATTTGCTGAGCTGTTTAATGAGATGCTACAGAGAGACTTTGGCTACCGCATTTACAAAGCCTTCGCCGCTTTTCCTTCCAAAGAcgagaagaaggaaaaagagaagaaggccAAAAAGGAGGcagaaaagaaggaggcagaAAAGCGTGaaataaagaaggaaaaagaagaggagaatgaaGAACCAGCTGTGAAGAAGACcaaagaggatgaggaagagaagaagaag GGTGATGAAAAGACTGTGAAGAAAGAGTCGTCTCGAGATGAGGACGAGAATGAAGATGATGGCAGCACAGCCAATGCTGAGGAATATGACCCCATGGAGGCAGAAGATGCAGATGACGATGAGGAGGATG ACAAAGATGATGACGACTCCaatgacagagacaggaaagaCCGCAAGGATGACCGCAAGTCTTCAAAGGAGAGGTCCTCAAAGGACaag GAGAAGAAGCAGATGGTCACACACAACAAGGATCTGCTGATGGCGTTTGTCTACTTTGACCAGAGCCACTGTGGCTATTTGCTGGAGAGAGACCTGGAGGAGATTTTGTACACACTGGGACTCCATCTTTCTCGTGCTCAG ATTAAGAAGCTGTTGAACAAACCGGTGATCAGAGAATCTTGTTACTACCGTAAACTGACAGACCGGGGGAAAGACGAACCCATCCCCTCCTTGAATGAAGCCCAGATAGAGAACCTCACTG GTAACCGGGGACTACTTGCTGCTTCTAAAGCTCATTCTCAGTTAGAGACCAGTGAGACCAGTAATCTGATGGTTTATAACGGGGCCTTGGTCGACATCGgcagcatgctgcagaaactggAGAAGAGTGAAAAGTCAAGAGAAGAGATAGAACAGAAGCTCATGGTGCAGGATGCCAAAATGG ATGAAGATGCAAAGGTTAAAGCACAGTTAGAACAAGCCAATAAATCCTTGTCCAAGGAGCTGGAGGATGTGAAGAGCAGTCTGAGCCACACTGAGGAGACTCTGAAGTCGGTGGAGGACCAGAAGACGACCTACCATGACCACCTTAGCAGGACATCCAGCACTTTGATGTCCACCGTCAAAGGCCTAATGGCACTGCTGAAAAAG gATCAGGAGGTCGACGAGTCTGCTGATGAAGTCTGTGGGGGTCACATACAGACGTCTCAAACAAACGGCGCTGATGAATGA